A portion of the Citrobacter rodentium NBRC 105723 = DSM 16636 genome contains these proteins:
- the oppA gene encoding oligopeptide ABC transporter substrate-binding protein OppA has protein sequence MTTTKKSLVAAGIFSALIAGNAAMAADVPAGVQLAEKQTLVRNNGSEVQSLDPHKIEGVPESNVSRDLFEGLLVSDVEGKPSPGVAEKWENNDFKVWTFHLRKDAKWSDGSPVTAQDFVYSWQRLANPNTASPYASYLQYGHIVNIDDIVAGKKPVTELGVKAVDDHTFEVTLSEPVPYFYKLLVHPSVSPVPKAVVEKFGDKWTQPANIISNGAYKLKDWVVNERIVLERNPQYWDNAKTVINHVTYLPISSEVTDVNRYRSGEIDMTYNNMPIELFQKLKKEIPDEVHVDPYLCTYYYEINNQKAPFNDVRVRTALKLALDRDIIVNKVKNQGDLPAYSFTPPYTDGAKLVEPEWFGWTQEKRNEEAKKLLAEAGYTADKPLTFNLLYNTSDLHKKLAIAASSIWKKNLGVNVKLENQEWKTFLDTRHQGNFDVARAAWCADYNEPTSFLNMVLSDSSNNTTFYKSPTFDGIIADTLKAKDEAQRSELYAKAEQQLDKDSAIVPVYYYVNARLVKPWVGGYTGKDPMDNIYVKNLYIIKH, from the coding sequence ATGACCACCACGAAAAAAAGTTTAGTCGCCGCAGGCATTTTCTCAGCGTTAATCGCCGGTAATGCGGCAATGGCAGCGGATGTTCCCGCAGGCGTTCAGCTGGCGGAAAAGCAGACGCTGGTGCGTAATAACGGCTCGGAAGTGCAATCCCTCGACCCGCATAAAATTGAAGGGGTGCCGGAATCAAACGTCAGCCGCGATCTATTTGAAGGATTATTAGTCAGTGACGTGGAGGGTAAGCCGTCTCCGGGCGTCGCGGAAAAATGGGAAAACAACGATTTTAAGGTCTGGACTTTCCATCTGCGTAAAGACGCAAAATGGTCCGACGGTTCCCCCGTTACCGCGCAGGATTTTGTCTACAGCTGGCAGCGTCTGGCTAATCCGAATACCGCCTCGCCGTATGCCAGCTATCTGCAATATGGCCATATCGTCAATATTGACGATATTGTGGCCGGTAAAAAGCCGGTCACCGAACTGGGCGTGAAAGCCGTCGACGACCATACCTTTGAAGTGACGCTGAGCGAGCCGGTTCCCTATTTCTATAAACTGCTGGTGCATCCATCCGTTTCGCCAGTACCGAAAGCAGTGGTTGAAAAATTCGGCGATAAATGGACGCAGCCTGCCAATATCATCAGCAACGGCGCCTATAAGCTGAAAGACTGGGTGGTTAACGAACGTATCGTCCTTGAGCGTAACCCTCAGTACTGGGATAACGCGAAAACCGTGATTAACCATGTGACCTATCTGCCGATCTCCTCCGAAGTGACCGACGTTAACCGCTACCGTAGCGGCGAAATCGACATGACCTATAACAACATGCCGATTGAACTGTTCCAGAAGCTGAAGAAAGAGATCCCGGATGAGGTTCACGTCGACCCTTATCTCTGCACCTATTATTACGAAATTAATAACCAGAAAGCGCCGTTTAACGATGTGCGCGTGCGTACCGCGCTGAAGCTCGCGCTGGATCGCGACATCATCGTCAATAAAGTGAAAAATCAGGGCGACCTGCCGGCCTATAGCTTTACCCCGCCTTACACCGACGGGGCGAAACTGGTCGAGCCGGAATGGTTTGGCTGGACGCAGGAAAAGCGCAATGAAGAGGCGAAAAAACTGCTGGCCGAGGCCGGTTACACCGCAGATAAGCCGCTGACCTTCAACCTGCTGTACAACACCTCCGATCTGCACAAGAAGCTGGCCATTGCGGCTTCCTCAATCTGGAAGAAAAATTTAGGCGTCAACGTGAAGCTGGAGAACCAGGAGTGGAAAACCTTCCTGGATACGCGCCATCAGGGGAACTTTGATGTCGCCCGCGCGGCATGGTGCGCAGATTATAACGAACCGACTTCGTTCCTGAACATGGTGCTGTCCGACAGTTCAAACAATACGACGTTCTATAAGAGCCCGACATTTGACGGCATTATTGCTGATACCTTAAAGGCGAAAGATGAGGCGCAGCGATCCGAGCTGTACGCTAAAGCTGAGCAGCAGCTTGATAAAGATTCGGCGATCGTGCCGGTGTATTACTACGTGAATGCCCGTCTGGTGAAACCGTGGGTTGGCGGTTACACCGGTAAGGATCCGATGGATAATATCTACGTTAAGAACTTGTATATTATCAAGCATTAA
- the oppC gene encoding oligopeptide ABC transporter permease OppC, translated as MMLSKKNSEALENFSDKLEVEGRSLWQDARRRFMHNRAAVASLIVLAIIALFVTLAPMLSQFTYFDTDWGMMSSAPDVESGHYFGTDSSGRDLLVRVAIGGRISLMVGIAAALVAVVVGTLYGSLSGYLGGKIDSVMMRLLEILNSFPFMFFVILLVTFFGQNILLIFVAIGMVSWLDMARIVRGQTLSLKRKEFIEAAQVGGVSTASIVTRHIVPNVLGVVVVYASLLVPSMILFESFLSFLGLGTQEPLSSWGALLSDGANSMEVSPWLLLFPAGFLVVTLFCFNFIGDGLRDALDPKDR; from the coding sequence ATGATGTTAAGTAAGAAAAACAGCGAGGCGCTGGAAAATTTCAGTGACAAGCTGGAGGTCGAAGGGCGCAGCCTGTGGCAGGACGCCCGGCGCCGTTTTATGCATAACCGCGCGGCGGTCGCCAGTCTGATTGTGCTGGCGATAATTGCCCTGTTTGTGACGCTGGCGCCGATGCTGTCGCAGTTTACCTATTTCGATACCGACTGGGGGATGATGTCCAGCGCGCCGGACGTCGAATCAGGGCACTATTTTGGCACCGACTCGTCCGGACGCGACCTGCTGGTGCGCGTGGCGATTGGCGGGCGGATTTCGCTGATGGTTGGGATCGCCGCGGCGCTGGTCGCGGTGGTGGTCGGGACGTTGTATGGCTCGCTGTCGGGCTACCTGGGCGGCAAAATCGACTCGGTGATGATGCGCCTGCTGGAGATCCTCAACTCGTTCCCGTTTATGTTTTTCGTCATTCTGCTGGTGACCTTTTTCGGGCAAAACATCCTGCTGATCTTTGTCGCCATCGGCATGGTCTCCTGGCTGGATATGGCGCGTATCGTACGCGGGCAGACGTTAAGCCTGAAGCGGAAAGAGTTTATCGAAGCGGCGCAGGTCGGCGGCGTCTCCACCGCCAGTATTGTTACTCGCCATATCGTGCCTAACGTGCTGGGCGTGGTGGTGGTTTACGCTTCGTTGCTGGTGCCCAGCATGATCCTGTTTGAGTCCTTCCTGAGCTTCCTTGGCCTCGGGACTCAGGAACCGCTGAGCAGCTGGGGGGCGTTACTGAGCGATGGCGCGAACTCCATGGAGGTGTCGCCGTGGCTTTTGCTGTTCCCGGCGGGGTTCCTGGTGGTGACCCTGTTCTGTTTTAACTTTATTGGCGACGGCCTGCGTGATGCCCTCGACCCGAAAGACCGTTAA
- the rssB gene encoding two-component system response regulator RssB: MTQPLLGKQILIVEDEPVFRSLLDSWFSSLGATTALATDGVDALARFDDFTPDLMICDLAMPRMNGLKLVENLRNRGDQTPILVISATDNMADIAKALRLGVDDVLLKPVKDLNRLRETVFACLYPNMFNSRVEEEERLFRDWDAMVGNPAAARKLLQELQPPVQQVISRCRINYRQLVSADKPGLVLDIAPLSENDLAFYCLDVTRAGDNGVLAALLLRALFNGLLQEQLAHQNQRLPELGAVLKQVNHLLRQANLPGQFPLLVGYYHNGVNNLILVSAGLNVTLNTGSHNVQISNGVPLGTLGNTYLNQISQRCESWQCQIWGAGGRLRLMLSAE; encoded by the coding sequence ATGACGCAGCCATTGCTCGGGAAACAGATTCTTATTGTTGAGGATGAGCCGGTATTTCGCTCGCTTCTGGATTCCTGGTTTTCCTCTTTGGGAGCGACAACGGCACTGGCAACTGATGGGGTAGATGCGCTGGCGCGCTTTGACGATTTTACCCCCGATCTGATGATCTGCGATCTTGCTATGCCGCGAATGAACGGTCTCAAACTGGTAGAAAATTTACGCAATCGTGGTGACCAGACGCCGATTCTGGTTATCTCGGCGACAGATAATATGGCGGACATCGCCAAAGCATTACGGCTGGGGGTGGATGACGTCCTGCTAAAGCCGGTAAAAGATCTCAATCGCCTGCGGGAAACCGTGTTTGCCTGTCTGTATCCGAACATGTTCAATTCACGGGTCGAGGAAGAGGAACGGCTGTTCCGCGACTGGGATGCGATGGTGGGCAACCCGGCGGCGGCCAGAAAATTGCTTCAGGAGCTTCAGCCGCCGGTTCAACAGGTCATTTCCCGCTGTCGGATTAATTACCGGCAGCTGGTCTCGGCGGATAAACCGGGGCTGGTTCTGGATATTGCTCCGCTGTCTGAAAACGATCTGGCGTTTTATTGTCTCGACGTCACGCGGGCAGGGGACAATGGCGTGCTGGCGGCATTATTGCTGCGGGCGTTATTTAACGGTCTGCTCCAGGAGCAGCTCGCTCATCAGAATCAGCGGTTGCCGGAACTGGGCGCCGTATTGAAACAGGTCAACCACCTTCTTCGCCAGGCAAATTTACCCGGACAGTTTCCTCTGCTGGTAGGCTATTATCATAATGGGGTTAACAATCTGATTCTGGTTTCTGCCGGACTTAACGTAACATTAAATACCGGGTCGCATAATGTCCAAATCAGTAATGGCGTTCCGCTGGGGACGTTAGGTAATACTTATCTCAACCAAATTAGTCAGCGCTGCGAATCGTGGCAATGTCAAATTTGGGGCGCAGGCGGACGGTTACGTCTTATGTTGTCTGCGGAATGA
- the hns gene encoding histone-like nucleoid-structuring protein H-NS produces MSEALKILNNIRTLRAQARECTLETLEEMLEKLEVVVNERREEESAAAAEVEERTRKLQQYREMLIADGIDPNELLNSMAAVKSGTKAKRAARPAKYSYVDENGETKTWTGQGRTPAVIKKAMEEQGKQLEDFLIKE; encoded by the coding sequence ATGAGCGAAGCACTTAAAATTCTGAACAACATCCGTACTCTTCGTGCGCAGGCAAGAGAATGCACCCTTGAAACGCTGGAAGAAATGCTGGAAAAATTAGAAGTTGTTGTTAACGAGCGTCGTGAAGAAGAAAGCGCGGCAGCGGCTGAAGTTGAAGAACGCACTCGTAAACTGCAACAATATCGTGAAATGCTGATTGCTGACGGTATTGATCCGAATGAACTGCTGAATAGCATGGCAGCGGTTAAATCTGGCACCAAAGCTAAACGCGCAGCACGTCCGGCTAAATATAGCTACGTTGATGAAAACGGCGAAACGAAAACCTGGACTGGCCAGGGTCGTACACCGGCTGTAATCAAAAAAGCAATGGAAGAGCAAGGTAAACAGCTGGAAGATTTCCTGATCAAGGAATAA
- the oppB gene encoding oligopeptide ABC transporter permease OppB, which produces MLKFILRRCLEAIPTLFILITISFFMMRLAPGSPFTGERALPPEVLANIEAKYHLNDPIMTQYFSYLKQLAHGDFGPSFKYKDYTVNDLVASSFPVSAKLGAAAFLLAVILGVSAGVIAALKQNTRWDYTVMGIAMTGVVIPSFVVAPLLVMIFAITLQWLPGGGWNGGALKFMILPMVALSLAYIASIARITRGSMIEVLHSNFIRTARAKGLPMRRIIFRHALKPALLPVLSYMGPAFVGIITGSMVIETIYGLPGIGQLFVNGALNRDYSLVLSLTILVGTLTIVFNAIVDVLYAVIDPKIRY; this is translated from the coding sequence ATGTTGAAATTTATTTTACGCCGCTGTCTGGAAGCGATTCCGACGCTGTTTATTCTTATTACCATTTCGTTTTTTATGATGCGTCTGGCGCCGGGAAGTCCTTTCACCGGCGAACGCGCGTTACCGCCAGAGGTGCTGGCGAATATCGAAGCGAAATACCATCTGAACGACCCGATCATGACTCAGTACTTCAGCTATCTGAAGCAGCTGGCGCACGGCGATTTCGGGCCCTCTTTTAAGTACAAAGATTACACCGTTAACGACCTGGTGGCCTCGAGCTTTCCGGTTTCTGCGAAGCTGGGTGCGGCCGCCTTCCTGCTGGCGGTGATCCTCGGCGTAAGCGCCGGAGTGATTGCCGCGCTGAAGCAAAATACGCGCTGGGATTATACGGTGATGGGGATAGCGATGACCGGAGTGGTGATACCCAGCTTCGTGGTCGCCCCTCTGCTGGTGATGATATTCGCCATCACTCTGCAATGGCTGCCCGGCGGCGGCTGGAACGGCGGGGCGCTGAAATTTATGATCCTGCCAATGGTCGCCTTATCGCTGGCCTATATCGCCAGCATCGCCCGTATTACCCGCGGTTCGATGATCGAAGTGCTGCACTCCAATTTCATCCGCACCGCGCGGGCGAAGGGGCTGCCGATGCGGCGGATCATCTTTCGCCACGCGCTGAAGCCCGCGCTGCTGCCGGTGCTTTCGTATATGGGACCGGCATTTGTCGGGATTATCACCGGTTCAATGGTCATTGAAACGATTTATGGCCTGCCCGGCATCGGGCAGCTGTTTGTCAACGGCGCGCTGAACCGCGATTACTCGCTGGTGCTGAGCCTGACGATTCTGGTCGGGACATTGACTATCGTTTTCAACGCGATCGTTGATGTGCTGTATGCCGTAATCGACCCGAAAATTCGTTACTGA
- a CDS encoding YchE family NAAT transporter: protein MIQTLFDFPVYFKFFIGLFALVNPVGIIPVFISLTSYQTAAARNKTNLTANLSVAIILWTSLFLGDGILQLFGISIDSFRIAGGILVVTIAMSMISGKLGEDKQNKQEKSETAIRESVGVVPLALPLMAGPGAISSTIVWGTRYHSLMYLVGFFIAIALFALCCWGLFRMAPWLVRVLGQTGINVITRIMGLLLMALGIEFIVTGIKAIFPGLLS from the coding sequence GTGATTCAAACGCTGTTTGACTTTCCTGTTTATTTTAAGTTTTTCATAGGGTTATTTGCGTTAGTTAACCCGGTCGGGATTATTCCCGTCTTTATCAGTCTCACCAGTTACCAGACGGCGGCGGCGCGCAATAAAACTAACCTTACCGCTAACCTCTCCGTGGCCATTATTTTATGGACCTCGTTGTTTCTGGGCGACGGCATACTCCAGCTGTTCGGCATTTCAATCGATTCGTTCAGAATTGCCGGCGGCATCCTGGTGGTGACTATCGCCATGTCGATGATCAGCGGCAAGCTCGGCGAAGATAAACAGAACAAACAGGAGAAGTCAGAGACAGCGATACGTGAAAGCGTTGGCGTGGTACCGCTGGCACTGCCGTTAATGGCCGGGCCGGGGGCGATCAGTTCGACTATCGTCTGGGGAACCCGCTATCACAGCCTGATGTATCTGGTCGGCTTTTTTATCGCCATTGCGCTTTTTGCCCTCTGTTGTTGGGGGCTGTTTCGCATGGCGCCGTGGCTGGTTCGTGTTCTCGGGCAGACGGGGATTAACGTTATTACCCGTATCATGGGGCTATTGCTGATGGCGTTAGGTATTGAATTTATCGTGACCGGCATTAAAGCGATATTTCCCGGCCTGTTAAGTTAA
- the galU gene encoding UTP--glucose-1-phosphate uridylyltransferase GalU — MAAINSKVKKAVIPVAGLGTRMLPATKAIPKEMLPLVDKPLIQYVVNECIAAGITEIVLVTHSSKNSIENHFDTSFELEAMLEKRVKRQLLEEVQSICPPHVTIMQVRQGLAKGLGHAVLCAHPVVGNEPVAVILPDVILDEYESDLSQDNLAEMIRRFDETGHSQIMVEPVDDVTAYGVVDCKGVELAPGESVPMVGVVEKPKADVAPSNLAIVGRYVLGADIWALLAKTPPGAGDEIQLTDAIDMLIEKETVEAYHMKGKSHDCGNKLGYMQAFVEYGIRHNTLGTEFKAWLEEEVGIKR; from the coding sequence ATGGCTGCCATTAACTCGAAAGTCAAAAAAGCCGTTATCCCGGTAGCGGGATTAGGAACCAGGATGTTGCCGGCAACAAAAGCTATCCCGAAAGAGATGTTGCCACTGGTTGATAAGCCATTAATTCAGTATGTGGTTAACGAATGTATTGCTGCGGGCATCACTGAAATTGTGCTGGTGACGCACTCCTCGAAGAATTCTATCGAAAACCATTTTGATACCAGCTTTGAACTGGAAGCGATGCTTGAAAAACGCGTTAAGCGCCAGCTGCTCGAAGAAGTACAGTCTATTTGTCCGCCGCACGTCACTATTATGCAGGTGCGCCAGGGGCTGGCGAAAGGTCTGGGCCACGCAGTATTGTGCGCGCATCCTGTGGTAGGCAATGAACCTGTCGCGGTTATTTTGCCGGACGTTATTCTCGATGAGTATGAATCAGATTTATCCCAGGATAACCTTGCGGAAATGATTCGTCGTTTTGATGAAACCGGACACAGCCAGATTATGGTTGAACCGGTAGACGATGTTACCGCTTACGGCGTAGTTGACTGTAAAGGCGTTGAATTAGCGCCGGGCGAAAGCGTGCCGATGGTTGGCGTGGTCGAGAAGCCGAAAGCGGACGTCGCGCCGTCTAATCTGGCCATTGTCGGACGTTACGTCCTCGGCGCTGATATCTGGGCGCTGCTGGCGAAAACCCCTCCAGGAGCTGGCGATGAGATTCAGCTTACCGACGCGATCGACATGCTGATCGAAAAGGAAACCGTCGAAGCCTATCATATGAAAGGCAAAAGCCATGACTGCGGTAATAAATTAGGCTACATGCAGGCATTTGTAGAATATGGCATTCGACATAATACCCTCGGCACAGAATTTAAGGCCTGGCTCGAAGAAGAAGTGGGTATTAAACGGTAA
- the adhE gene encoding bifunctional acetaldehyde-CoA/alcohol dehydrogenase → MAVTNVAELNALVERVKKAQREYASFTQEQVDKIFRAAALAAADARIPLAKMAVAESGMGIVEDKVIKNHFASEYIYNAYKDEKTCGVLSEDDTFGTITIAEPIGIICGIVPTTNPTSTAIFKSLISLKTRNAIIFSPHPRAKDATNKAADIVLQAAIAAGAPKDLIGWIDQPSVELSNALMHHPDINLILATGGPGMVKAAYSSGKPAIGVGAGNTPVVIDETADIKRAVASVLMSKTFDNGVICASEQSVVVVDSVYDAVRERFASHGGYLLQGSELKAVQDVILKNGALNAAIVGQPAYKIAELAGFSVPENTKILIGEVTVVDDSEPFAHEKLSPTLAMYRAKDFEDAVGKAEKLVAMGGIGHTSCLYTDQDNQPERVAYFGQMMKTARILINTPASQGGIGDLYNFKLAPSLTLGCGSWGGNSISENVGPKHLINKKTVAKRAENMLWHKLPKSIYFRRGSLPVALDEVITDGHKRALIVTDRFLFNNGYADQITSVLKAAGVETEVFFEVEADPTLSVVRKGAELANSFKPDVIIALGGGSPMDAAKIMWVMYEHPETHFEELALRFMDIRKRIYKFPKMGVKAKMIAVTTTSGTGSEVTPFAVVTDDATGQKYPLADYALTPDMAIVDANLVMDMPKSLCAFGGLDAVTHALEAYVSVLASEFSDGQALQALKLLKENLPASYNEGAKNPVARERVHSAATIAGIAFANAFLGVCHSMAHKLGSQFHIPHGLANALLISNVIRYNANDNPTKQTAFSQYDRPQARRRYAEIADHLGLSAPGDRTAAKIEKLLAWLESLKAELGIPKSIREAGVQEADFLAHVDKLSEDAFDDQCTGANPRYPLISELKQILLDTYYGREYSEGAAAKNEAVVAPKAEKKAKKSA, encoded by the coding sequence ATGGCTGTTACTAATGTCGCTGAACTTAACGCACTCGTCGAGCGCGTAAAAAAAGCCCAGCGTGAATATGCCAGTTTCACTCAAGAACAGGTCGATAAAATCTTCCGCGCCGCTGCTCTGGCCGCTGCAGATGCCCGCATCCCCCTCGCTAAGATGGCCGTTGCCGAATCCGGCATGGGTATCGTTGAAGATAAAGTGATCAAAAACCACTTTGCTTCCGAATACATCTATAACGCTTATAAAGATGAAAAGACCTGCGGCGTGCTGTCCGAGGACGACACCTTCGGGACCATCACTATTGCTGAACCGATCGGTATCATCTGCGGTATCGTTCCGACCACTAACCCGACCTCCACGGCTATCTTCAAATCGCTGATCAGCCTGAAGACCCGTAACGCCATCATCTTCTCTCCGCACCCACGTGCTAAAGACGCCACCAACAAAGCGGCTGACATCGTACTGCAGGCGGCTATCGCTGCCGGCGCGCCGAAAGATCTGATTGGCTGGATCGATCAACCGTCCGTTGAGCTCTCCAACGCCCTGATGCATCACCCGGATATCAACCTGATCCTCGCGACAGGCGGTCCGGGCATGGTGAAAGCAGCCTACAGCTCCGGTAAACCGGCGATTGGCGTGGGCGCAGGCAACACCCCGGTGGTTATCGACGAAACTGCCGATATCAAGCGTGCCGTCGCGTCCGTACTGATGTCCAAAACCTTCGATAACGGCGTTATCTGCGCATCTGAACAGTCCGTTGTGGTAGTGGATTCCGTATACGACGCCGTTCGCGAACGTTTCGCCAGCCACGGCGGCTACCTGCTGCAGGGCAGCGAGCTGAAAGCCGTTCAGGACGTTATCCTGAAAAATGGCGCGCTGAACGCCGCTATCGTGGGTCAGCCGGCGTATAAAATCGCTGAACTGGCGGGCTTCTCCGTGCCGGAAAACACCAAAATCCTGATTGGCGAAGTCACCGTTGTTGATGACAGCGAGCCGTTTGCTCACGAAAAACTCTCCCCGACGCTGGCGATGTACCGCGCGAAAGATTTCGAGGACGCGGTCGGCAAAGCAGAGAAGCTGGTGGCGATGGGCGGTATCGGCCATACCTCCTGCCTGTACACCGACCAGGACAACCAGCCGGAGCGCGTCGCTTACTTCGGTCAGATGATGAAAACCGCGCGTATCCTGATCAACACCCCGGCTTCCCAGGGCGGTATCGGTGACCTCTACAACTTCAAGCTGGCCCCTTCCCTGACGCTGGGTTGCGGCTCCTGGGGCGGTAACTCCATCTCTGAAAACGTCGGTCCGAAGCACCTGATCAACAAGAAAACCGTTGCTAAGCGAGCTGAAAACATGTTGTGGCACAAACTTCCGAAATCCATCTACTTCCGCCGCGGCTCCCTGCCTGTCGCGCTGGACGAAGTGATTACCGACGGCCACAAACGTGCGCTCATTGTGACCGACCGTTTCCTGTTCAACAACGGTTACGCTGACCAGATCACCTCCGTGCTGAAAGCGGCCGGCGTTGAAACTGAAGTGTTCTTTGAAGTGGAAGCCGACCCGACCCTTTCCGTGGTGCGTAAGGGCGCTGAGCTGGCAAACTCCTTCAAACCGGACGTGATCATCGCGCTGGGCGGCGGTTCCCCGATGGACGCCGCGAAAATCATGTGGGTGATGTACGAACATCCGGAAACCCACTTCGAGGAGCTGGCGCTGCGCTTTATGGATATCCGTAAGCGTATCTACAAGTTCCCGAAAATGGGCGTGAAAGCGAAGATGATCGCCGTCACCACCACCTCCGGCACCGGCTCCGAAGTCACGCCGTTTGCGGTGGTCACCGACGATGCGACCGGGCAGAAATACCCGCTGGCAGACTATGCGCTGACGCCGGATATGGCGATTGTTGACGCCAACCTCGTGATGGACATGCCGAAGTCGCTGTGTGCGTTCGGTGGTCTGGATGCGGTCACCCACGCGCTGGAAGCCTACGTTTCCGTACTGGCCTCCGAGTTCTCTGACGGCCAGGCGCTGCAGGCGCTGAAACTGCTGAAAGAAAATCTGCCGGCCTCCTACAACGAAGGGGCGAAAAACCCGGTAGCCCGTGAGCGCGTGCACAGCGCCGCCACCATCGCCGGTATCGCGTTTGCCAACGCCTTCCTCGGCGTCTGCCACTCGATGGCGCACAAGCTGGGCTCGCAGTTCCACATTCCGCACGGCCTGGCGAACGCCCTGCTGATCAGCAACGTGATCCGCTACAACGCCAACGACAACCCGACCAAGCAGACGGCATTCAGCCAGTACGACCGTCCGCAGGCGCGCCGTCGCTACGCGGAGATTGCCGACCATCTGGGTCTGAGCGCGCCGGGCGACCGCACCGCAGCGAAGATTGAGAAGCTGCTGGCGTGGCTGGAAAGCCTGAAAGCGGAGCTGGGTATTCCGAAGTCCATCCGTGAAGCAGGCGTGCAGGAAGCGGACTTCCTGGCCCACGTTGACAAGCTGTCTGAAGATGCTTTCGATGACCAGTGCACCGGCGCCAACCCGCGCTACCCGCTGATCTCCGAGCTGAAGCAGATCCTGCTGGATACTTACTACGGACGTGAATACAGCGAAGGCGCTGCTGCGAAAAATGAAGCAGTGGTTGCGCCTAAGGCAGAGAAAAAAGCGAAAAAATCCGCTTAA
- the tdk gene encoding thymidine kinase, whose product MAQLYFYYSAMNAGKSTALLQSSYNYQERGMRTVVYTAEIDDRYGAGKVSSRIGLSSPAKLFNQDSSLYAEIAADNAAQPIHCVLVDECQFLTRQQVYELSEVVDQLDIPVLCYGLRTDFRGELFVGSQYLLAWSDKLVELKTICFCGRKASMVLRLDQSGRPYNEGEQVVIGGNERYVSVCRKHYKEALEEGSLTAIQERHRHDRSC is encoded by the coding sequence ATGGCGCAGCTATATTTCTACTACTCAGCAATGAATGCAGGTAAGTCGACCGCCTTACTGCAATCTTCTTACAATTATCAGGAGCGCGGGATGCGCACCGTCGTATATACGGCGGAAATAGATGACCGCTACGGCGCGGGAAAAGTGAGTTCACGTATAGGACTGTCATCACCCGCCAAATTATTTAACCAGGATTCATCTTTGTATGCTGAGATCGCCGCCGATAACGCGGCCCAGCCAATACACTGCGTGCTGGTGGACGAATGTCAGTTTTTAACCCGCCAACAGGTCTATGAATTATCTGAGGTTGTTGATCAACTGGATATACCGGTGCTGTGCTACGGTTTGCGCACCGACTTTCGCGGAGAGCTGTTTGTCGGTAGCCAGTATCTGCTGGCCTGGTCAGATAAGCTGGTTGAATTAAAAACCATCTGCTTCTGCGGACGTAAAGCGAGTATGGTACTGCGTCTCGACCAGTCAGGCAGACCCTATAACGAAGGCGAACAGGTGGTTATAGGCGGCAACGAGCGCTACGTTTCGGTATGCCGTAAGCATTATAAGGAAGCGCTGGAGGAGGGATCTCTGACGGCGATACAGGAACGTCATCGTCACGATCGATCCTGCTGA